The genomic segment CTGATTTATAACGATCAGTCTTTTTCGTTGATAGATACGGCGGGGCTTCGGAAAAAAGCAAAAGTGAAAGATAATATCGAGTTTTACAGTACAGTTCGCGCCCGCAGGGCTATGGCGCGGTCGGACGTTGTCACCGTCATTATCGATGCCGCCCGCGGCGGCTTGCAAAACCAGGATGTAAGTGTGATAATCGAAGCGTTAGAGAAAAATAAATGCCTTGTGTGCGCAGTGAACAAATGGGACCTTATCGAAAAAGATACTCATACCCAGAAACACTGGCTCGCTGATATTCATGAGATCTTACCTCTTCTCGAATATTATCCGGTGCTGTTCATTTCCGCTCTCACCGGTCAGCGGGTGTTTAAGGTTTTGGACGTCGCAACTGAGATATATACCGAATCGCAAAAAAGAATTAAAACAAGAGACCTCAATGATTGGCTTAAAAAGCTCGTCCAGATAACCTCTCCGCCGAGCTATAGAGGAAAATTCGTGAAGCTCTCCTTCGTCAATCAAACTCAATCGGTCCCTCCGACTTTTGTCTTTTTCACTAACGAACCTGAAGGGATTAAAGACAATTATAAGAGATTCTTAGAGGCAAGCCTGCGCGCGGCCTTCGGTTTTTTCGGGGTGCCGATTTCGCTGACATTCAAGCTCAAATGAAAATTTTCATAATGTGGCGGTCAGGGCAAGCCCGCCTGGCGTCCCCGCCAGACCAAATGTCGGGCTGGAGTCGGACAGGCCCTGACTCGCAGCAGAAGGCTGATAAAATGTCTTGCATTGACTTATCAGTCAGCGTGAATTATTATATCTTGATTCACTTGAATTTAGCATATGAATGAAAATAACATAAGAAATTTCTGCATTATAGCACATATCGATCATGGAAAGTCGACGTTGGCGGACCGCTTTCTTGAGATGACCGGTACTCTCAGCGGCAAAGAAATGGTAAATCAGGTTCTGGACGATATGGATATTGAAAGGGAACGGGGAATCACCATCAAGGCACATGCCATTACAATGAAATATAAATCCCCCGATGGAAAAGAATATACGTTCAATCTTATTGACACGCCCGGACACGTAGATTTCTCATACGAGGTGAGCCGCAGTCTTGCCGCCTGTGAAGGAGCCATATTGCTTGTGGACGCTTCCCAGGGTGTTGAAGCGCAAACCGTGAGCAACGCCTATCTCGCCGTGGAAGGCGGTTTGAAGGTAATTCCCGTGATCAACAAGATAGATCTCGGAACCAAACAGATCGAAAGCGCGCATACTCAGCTGATCGAGCTTCTCGGATGCAAAGAAGAGGAGATATATTATATCAGCGCAAAGACGGGTGAAGGAGTAGCGGAAATTCTTGAAGCCGTGATTGAAAGAATTCCGCCACCTTCAGCGGACAGTTCGAAACCGCTGAGAGCTTTGATCTTTGATTCGACTTTTGACAAATACCGGGGAGCGATTGCCTATATACGGGTTTTTGACGGAAAAATCACCGAAGGCGATGCCATAAAATTCTTCTCCTCCGGCAAATCGTTGGAAGCTTCCGAGATCGGTATCCTCAGAATGAAAAGAGTCAGAAAAAAATCTCTGTCGGCGGGTGAGGTCGGATATCTGATCGCAGGGGCAAAAGACGTAAAAGATATAAAAGTAGGAGACACCGTAACCGGTTTGGAAAATCCGGCAAACGAACCGCTGCCCGGCTACAAAGAATCAAAACCGATGGTCTTCAGCGGCATATTTCCCGTTGACAGCGAGGATTTCAGCCGGCTGAGGATATCGCTTGAAAAGCTGCAATTGAACGACGCTTCGATCTCTTTCGAACCCGAAGCGTCCGAAGCGCTCGGATTCGGTTTTCGCTGTGGATACCTCGGGATGCTGCACATGGAAATTGTGCAGGAAAGGTTGTCGCGCGAGTTTGAGATAGATATAATCGCGACTGTCCCGAACGTCAGGTACCGTGTTGAATTGCAAAACGGGCAAATGATTGAAGTGGAAAATCCCGTGAAGCTTCCCCCTTCCGGAGAGATAAAAAATATCAAAGAGCCCTACATCCGCTCTGCCATCATAACTCCTTCGGA from the Candidatus Neomarinimicrobiota bacterium genome contains:
- the lepA gene encoding elongation factor 4; the encoded protein is MNENNIRNFCIIAHIDHGKSTLADRFLEMTGTLSGKEMVNQVLDDMDIERERGITIKAHAITMKYKSPDGKEYTFNLIDTPGHVDFSYEVSRSLAACEGAILLVDASQGVEAQTVSNAYLAVEGGLKVIPVINKIDLGTKQIESAHTQLIELLGCKEEEIYYISAKTGEGVAEILEAVIERIPPPSADSSKPLRALIFDSTFDKYRGAIAYIRVFDGKITEGDAIKFFSSGKSLEASEIGILRMKRVRKKSLSAGEVGYLIAGAKDVKDIKVGDTVTGLENPANEPLPGYKESKPMVFSGIFPVDSEDFSRLRISLEKLQLNDASISFEPEASEALGFGFRCGYLGMLHMEIVQERLSREFEIDIIATVPNVRYRVELQNGQMIEVENPVKLPPSGEIKNIKEPYIRSAIITPSEYIGGIMKLAQEKRGIYKTTDYLDSNRAEIIYEFPLMEVLFDFYDRLKSVSRGYASLDYDHIDYREGKLTRLDILINGDRIDAFSIIVHVDKAYDWGRRVTEKLKSIIPRQMIPVALQAAVGGKIIARETVKAFRKNVTAKCYGGDITRKRKLLEKQKAGKKRMKQVGNVEVPQEAFIAVLQLDD
- the der gene encoding ribosome biogenesis GTPase Der — encoded protein: MKGTPPIVSIVGRPNVGKSTLFNRIIGKRDAIVDPTEGVTRDRKYAEATWSGHNFILIDTGGYDARSEDVILASVKEQAEIALDESDLILFMVDASTGITVGDDDLARLMHKKSKKVLLVANKADNEKSELSVFEFLKLGLGEPLAISAESGRRTGDLLDAVISHFPSNLAETEKSEDEISIAVVGVPNSGKSSFVNKLLEEERQIVTDIPGTTRDSADSLLIYNDQSFSLIDTAGLRKKAKVKDNIEFYSTVRARRAMARSDVVTVIIDAARGGLQNQDVSVIIEALEKNKCLVCAVNKWDLIEKDTHTQKHWLADIHEILPLLEYYPVLFISALTGQRVFKVLDVATEIYTESQKRIKTRDLNDWLKKLVQITSPPSYRGKFVKLSFVNQTQSVPPTFVFFTNEPEGIKDNYKRFLEASLRAAFGFFGVPISLTFKLK